The Lactuca sativa cultivar Salinas chromosome 2, Lsat_Salinas_v11, whole genome shotgun sequence genome includes the window TTGCCATTGTTGGTACTTGAAATATGATTAATGGAatgtttatttgatacttgaaatatggtttatgtaatgttattttggcttgaaatatgataaatggaatgtttatttgatacttgaaatatggtttatgtaatgttattttggcttgaaatatgataaatggaatgtttatttgatacttgaaATATGGTTTATGTAATGTTTTTTAAAGTTCTACTTTGTTAATTTTAGGTTCATATGGATCACGATCAAAAGTTACTTCTCGTAATTCTAATGTACCTATACATCCGTTATTTTTGGAAGAGGGGTGTGAAACGATTGCGGGATAATGATTCGGAAATGACGGGACACAAATACACATTGGAGTTATTACACCGTAATCGTTTACAATGTGTTGAAGTATTACGCATGTCCCGTGAATCTTTTGTACGACTATGTGCTCATTTTAGAGCAAATTACTCATTAAAGGACAGCAAACATGTATCAGTTGAGGAAAAGATGGCTATGTTTTTGATGATGATCGGACATAATCAACGTTACGTGATTATCAAGCGGAGATTTCAACACTCGAAGCAAACaattcataaatttttttatgaagtGTTGGAAAAAATGATGCTTTTCGCACAAGATGTTATAGTACCAACATCTTTTAATCCGAATCCAAACATTCCAGGACATAATAGGAGGCTACGAAGGGTTTTCAAAGGAGCAGTTGGTGCACTTGATGACACTTTGATACATGATGTTGTCCCTGCTAAGAAACAAGACTTATATAGAAGTAGGGGAAAGGGAGATTGCTACCAAAACGTATTGGCAATTTGTGACTtcaatatgatttttacatttgttgtgaccgGGTGGGAAGGGGTAGCGCATGACTCTAGAATATTATCAGAAGCAGTAGCCGATCCACAAGCATCATTCCCGTTTCCACCACCAggtaaatttttgtttttttaaatatttttattttaatttgaaaTTGATTAGTGTTTCGCATTTTTTTTTCAGAcaaatattatctttgtgatgccgCGTATGCACACATTCGAGGATTTATGGCCCCTTATCGTAATGTGAGGTATTGGCTTGGAGATTTTCGTCAAAGACGTGCATTGAccaataaagaaaaatttaaccATGGACATGCAAAACTTCAGAATGTCATTGAGCGtgcttttggtgttttgaaagcaCGCTTCCCTATATTGAAGAGGATGACATCATTCCCGTTTGTGACACAAAGAAACATTGCCATGACATGCTTCGCGCTTCATAATTATATAAAGAAAGAAGGATTGAGTGATGAGTATTTCGCACGATACGATGAACCCAATGTCCAGTTTCGAAATAACAATGTGGccattgatgatgatgaagacggGATTCCAACACATGGTACTGCAGCAGACCGTGAATATATGACTCAGTTACGTGATGAAATTGCTGATCAG containing:
- the LOC111917857 gene encoding uncharacterized protein LOC111917857, producing the protein MTGHKYTLELLHRNRLQCVEVLRMSRESFVRLCAHFRANYSLKDSKHVSVEEKMAMFLMMIGHNQRYVIIKRRFQHSKQTIHKFFYEVLEKMMLFAQDVIVPTSFNPNPNIPGHNRRLRRVFKGAVGALDDTLIHDVVPAKKQDLYRSRGKGDCYQNVLAICDFNMIFTFVVTGWEGVAHDSRILSEAVADPQASFPFPPPDKYYLCDAAYAHIRGFMAPYRNVRYWLGDFRQRRALTNKEKFNHGHAKLQNVIERAFGVLKARFPILKRMTSFPFVTQRNIAMTCFALHNYIKKEGLSDEYFARYDEPNVQFRNNNVAIDDDEDGIPTHGTAADREYMTQLRDEIADQLMHNID